The Plantactinospora sp. KBS50 sequence AGCGGACCGGGCCGGTTCACCATGCACCTCTTCGGCTTCACCAGCGACCTGGACCGGGCCGAGCTGCTCTTCACCTCGCTGCTCGTGCAGGCCGCGCACGGCCTCGCCGGCACGCCCGTACCCGCGGGCGAACACCCGGCCGCCTTCCGGCGATCCTGGCTGGCCGGCTTCACGGCCGCGGTCGCGCACCGGCTGCGCCAGGCGGAGGCGACCGCGGCGACCACGGCCGCCGGCTCCGGCGCGCCGTCGATGGCGCTCGTGCTCGCCGACCGGTCCGGCCGGGTGGAGCAGCGGTTGACCGAGGCGTACCCGCACACCGTGCTCGCGGGCGCGCGGCGGCTGGCCGGCGGCGGTCGCGGGCTGGGCGTCGTGGCCGGGCGCCGCGCGGATCTGGGCGACCCGCGGCTTGACGGCCCGGCCGGTACCGTCCCGGGGCTGACCGGGTGAGGACCGGCGTCCGGGTCGGGCCCGCGGCTCAGCCGGCCGCGCGCAGCATTTCGGCGTACCGGCCGAGCAGTTCCTGCCAGCCGGCGGTCAGCGCCTGGAGGTAGCCCGCGGCGGCGTCGCCGTGCCTGTCGAACGCTCGATGATCAAGCTCGACCAGCGTGTGCGTACCGTTGTCGGCGACGAACCGTACGTCGATCTCGCTGGCCTGCTCGGGGTCCGGCACCGGTGCCCGGTCGGGGCCGATCTGCCAGGTCATCAGCAGGCGGTGCGGCGGGTCCCAGACCAGCACCCGGCCCCAGTCGGTACGGAAGCCGTGCGGCCCGATCTCGAAGGCCATGCCGTCGGGCCGCGGCTCGATGCCGATGTCCGCCAGGGCGTCCGGGCCGGACCAGGTGTACTCCCGTACCCACCAGTCGGCGAGTCGCCCGGTGAACGCCTCGAACGCCAGGGCCGGCGGCACCGGAACCTCGACCCGGCAGTGCAGGGAGAAGCCTGCGGCATCGGCCTGGACCTCGGGGAGTTTGGTGGCGCCCTGTCCCATAGGCCCGGACCATACCGGCTGCCCTGCGGGCGCACAGCTTGGCGATCATTTCGGAACGGCAACGGCCGGACGCCCGAGGGGTCTACGCCGGACACATCGCCGCCGGGCCGCGCCGCCCCGGACCCGGAGTTCCACACACAGAAAAGGTCCCCACCCACGTTTCCGTGGGTAGGGACCCTTGTAGCCCGGCGAAAGGCTATGTGGCCAGGGGCGGGGTCGAACCGCCGACCTTCCGATTTTCAGTCGGACGCTCGTACCAACTGAGCTACCTGGCCGGGTGCTCGGGACATGTTACCTGCTCGACGGGCCGGCCACCGGGCGGGTATCGCGTTCCGAAACGCAAACCGCCGCGCGGGTGACGCGCGGCGATCGGCGCTGGCGGTCCTGACGGGACTTGAACCCGCGACCTCCGCCTTGACAGGGCGGCGAGCACTCCAACTGCTCCACAGGACCTTGCTGACCGGCTGGGCCGGGTGTTGCGCGTGCCCCCAACGGGATTCGAACCCGTGCTACCGCCTTGAAAGGGCGGCGTCCTGGGCCACTAGACGATGAGGGCGGCCCCGCCATCATTGCACATGACAACTCGAGCGGCTGTGCTCCCATCCGGCCCCGCCGGAGGCTTCGAAAGCATACGTGATGCCCCGGCCGGCGGCCAAACCGGTACCCGCCCCGCCTCCCGTCCCGCCTCCCGCCTCCCGAGGGCGTCGGGCCGAGGGCCGAGGGGTCAGCGAAGCTGGACGATGCCGTAGTGCTGCTTCAGCCAGGCGATGACCTCCGGACAGGCGGCCACCGTACCGCTGCGGTTTCCGCCGCCGTCGTGCATCAGCACGATGCCGCCGGCCCGGGCGTGCTTCTCGACGCCG is a genomic window containing:
- a CDS encoding DUF2786 domain-containing protein; this translates as MPDVILDKVRKLLAKAEDPGCTAQEAAAFMAKATDLIARYGVDRALLATREPGTDPIGDRVVELPPPYALDKAGLLAGVATALRCRSVRRRSGPGRFTMHLFGFTSDLDRAELLFTSLLVQAAHGLAGTPVPAGEHPAAFRRSWLAGFTAAVAHRLRQAEATAATTAAGSGAPSMALVLADRSGRVEQRLTEAYPHTVLAGARRLAGGGRGLGVVAGRRADLGDPRLDGPAGTVPGLTG
- a CDS encoding SRPBCC family protein → MGQGATKLPEVQADAAGFSLHCRVEVPVPPALAFEAFTGRLADWWVREYTWSGPDALADIGIEPRPDGMAFEIGPHGFRTDWGRVLVWDPPHRLLMTWQIGPDRAPVPDPEQASEIDVRFVADNGTHTLVELDHRAFDRHGDAAAGYLQALTAGWQELLGRYAEMLRAAG